A single genomic interval of Deltaproteobacteria bacterium harbors:
- a CDS encoding holo-ACP synthase, with amino-acid sequence MVRGLGLDLVTISRIERLIGRFGDGFLDKIFTPLERAHCDRHRLAAQHYAARFAAKEAILKALSVPKGLRWHELEVRSAPDGRPEVHLHGQAAVAARDLGVTSILLTLTHERDLAAAMVVAEG; translated from the coding sequence ATGGTTCGGGGCCTCGGACTAGACCTCGTCACGATCTCGCGCATCGAACGTCTCATCGGTCGGTTCGGCGACGGCTTCCTGGACAAGATCTTCACCCCGCTCGAGCGGGCCCACTGCGACCGCCACCGGCTGGCGGCCCAGCACTACGCCGCGCGCTTCGCGGCCAAGGAGGCCATCCTGAAGGCGCTCTCGGTGCCCAAGGGGCTGCGCTGGCACGAGCTCGAGGTGCGGAGCGCGCCCGACGGCCGGCCGGAGGTCCACCTGCACGGTCAGGCGGCGGTGGCGGCGCGCGACCTGGGCGTGACCTCGATCCTGCTCACCCTGACGCACGAGCGGGACCTGGCCGCGGCAATGGTCGTGGCGGAGGGGTGA
- a CDS encoding NAD(P)H-hydrate dehydratase gives MRVCTAAQMRELDRRTIEEYGVPSLVLMECAGRGVADLIRRERGASGQRVVVLCGAGNNGGDGFVAARHLASAGAQVTTYLVGSADGLTPDARVNLQILERLGADLRTIAAPEELDAEETIFASATVIVDALLGTGLRSEVRDPARRTIERANRCRALRVAVDIPSGLDADTGAVLGVAFAADHTVTFGYPKVALVSHPGCERVGRLQVVDIGIPRQLEERATFAAELLEEAGVAPRLAARPAWGHKGTHGHLLVVAGSPGKTGAALLCGEAVLRSGAGLCTIAAPAPALAALECKTRELMLTPLLPEGAEPSDSDDVFAHLLAQVAGKAAVALGPGIPRGEGMARLIARLVRESPVPLVIDADGLNELAPQLPVLAEARVPVLLTPHPGEMATLTGSSVDRIQADRLGVATAFAQQHGVYLALKGARTIVASPDGRAFINPTGNAGLGSAGTGDVLTGLVGGLVAQKNDPLDALLVGVYVHGLAGDRAAARLGGRGMLAGDLLVEVGRVLKDLEA, from the coding sequence ATGCGGGTCTGCACGGCGGCGCAGATGCGGGAGCTGGACCGGCGAACCATCGAGGAGTACGGCGTCCCGTCGCTGGTCTTGATGGAGTGCGCCGGGCGCGGTGTGGCGGACCTCATCCGGCGGGAACGTGGGGCCTCGGGCCAGCGCGTGGTCGTGCTGTGCGGGGCGGGGAACAACGGGGGAGATGGGTTCGTCGCGGCGCGGCACCTGGCGAGCGCCGGGGCGCAGGTCACGACCTACCTCGTGGGCAGCGCCGACGGGCTCACCCCCGACGCGCGCGTCAACCTGCAGATCCTCGAGCGCCTGGGTGCGGACCTGCGCACCATCGCGGCGCCGGAGGAGCTCGACGCGGAGGAGACGATCTTCGCCTCCGCCACGGTGATCGTGGACGCGCTCCTCGGCACGGGGCTGCGCAGCGAGGTGCGCGACCCGGCGCGGCGCACGATCGAGCGCGCGAACCGCTGCCGGGCCCTGCGGGTCGCGGTGGACATCCCGAGCGGCCTGGATGCGGACACCGGCGCGGTCCTCGGGGTGGCCTTCGCGGCCGATCACACGGTGACCTTCGGGTACCCGAAGGTGGCCCTGGTGAGTCACCCGGGTTGCGAGCGCGTGGGGCGCCTGCAGGTGGTGGACATCGGTATCCCGCGGCAGCTCGAGGAGCGGGCGACCTTCGCCGCGGAGCTGCTCGAGGAGGCCGGGGTGGCGCCGCGCCTCGCCGCGCGGCCGGCGTGGGGGCACAAGGGGACGCACGGGCACCTCCTGGTCGTGGCCGGGTCGCCGGGAAAAACGGGCGCCGCGTTGCTCTGCGGGGAAGCGGTCCTTCGGTCGGGGGCGGGTCTCTGTACCATCGCCGCCCCGGCTCCCGCTCTCGCGGCCCTCGAGTGCAAGACCCGCGAGCTCATGCTGACGCCGCTCCTCCCCGAGGGAGCCGAGCCGAGCGACAGCGACGATGTGTTCGCGCACCTTTTGGCCCAGGTCGCGGGCAAGGCGGCGGTGGCGCTGGGGCCGGGGATTCCGCGCGGGGAGGGGATGGCGCGGCTGATCGCGCGGCTCGTCCGCGAGAGCCCCGTGCCGCTGGTCATCGACGCGGACGGGTTGAACGAGCTGGCCCCTCAGCTCCCGGTGCTCGCCGAGGCGCGGGTTCCCGTGCTCCTCACCCCGCACCCGGGCGAGATGGCCACGCTCACCGGCTCGAGCGTGGATCGGATCCAGGCGGACCGTCTCGGGGTGGCAACGGCGTTCGCGCAGCAGCACGGCGTCTACCTCGCGCTGAAGGGGGCGCGTACCATCGTCGCGAGCCCCGACGGGCGCGCGTTCATCAACCCGACCGGGAACGCGGGCCTTGGAAGCGCGGGGACGGGCGACGTGCTGACCGGCCTCGTCGGAGGGCTCGTGGCGCAGAAGAACGACCCCCTGGATGCGCTCCTCGTGGGGGTCTACGTGCACGGCCTCGCGGGCGACCGCGCGGCAGCTCGGCTCGGCGGGCGCGGGATGCTGGCCGGGGACCTGCTCGTGGAGGTGGGGCGGGTGCTCAAGGACCTCGAGGCCTAG
- a CDS encoding TIGR00159 family protein: protein MTELLAFFRDLDLGGAALAVLDVLVVAVIVYRVLLLLRGSRGAHVLVGLLAVAGIVLAARQLSLVTLTWLLDHVLNYLLLILIIVFQADIRRGLMRMGRKVFSAARADEDSTVLEEVAAACEAMAARRIGALIVFEREVDLRELTQAGTELDAVVSKELLLAIFAPQADNALHDGAVLIQGSRLKRAGALLPLSSSQRLDKSFGTRHRAGLGVTEETDAISVVVSEQRGVVSLCQGGALRLDLSRPELRRELRARLAGEGARPAETWFARWVRRLGRAMGTQRAVDEATKPAEVPPGEGLALAAPGDETAEKDAREATGNAKAGH, encoded by the coding sequence ATGACGGAGCTCCTGGCCTTTTTTCGCGACCTCGATCTGGGCGGCGCGGCCCTGGCGGTGCTCGACGTGCTCGTGGTCGCGGTGATCGTCTATCGCGTGCTGCTCCTTCTGCGCGGGTCGCGCGGCGCGCACGTGCTCGTCGGGCTACTGGCCGTGGCGGGGATCGTCCTCGCGGCGCGTCAGCTCTCGCTCGTCACGCTGACCTGGCTTCTCGACCACGTGCTGAACTACCTGCTGCTGATCCTCATCATCGTGTTCCAGGCGGACATACGGCGGGGGCTCATGCGTATGGGGCGAAAGGTCTTCTCCGCCGCCCGGGCGGACGAGGACTCCACGGTGCTCGAGGAGGTCGCGGCGGCGTGCGAGGCGATGGCCGCGCGGAGGATCGGGGCGCTGATCGTGTTCGAGCGCGAGGTGGATCTGCGCGAGCTGACGCAGGCCGGAACCGAGCTGGACGCGGTGGTGAGCAAGGAGCTCTTGCTCGCCATCTTCGCCCCGCAGGCCGACAACGCCCTGCACGACGGGGCTGTGCTGATTCAGGGATCGCGCCTCAAGCGTGCTGGGGCGCTGCTGCCTCTTTCGTCGAGTCAGCGGCTGGACAAGTCGTTCGGCACCCGCCACCGCGCCGGCCTCGGGGTGACCGAGGAGACGGACGCCATCTCCGTCGTGGTGAGCGAGCAGCGGGGGGTGGTGAGTCTCTGCCAGGGGGGGGCCTTGCGCCTCGACCTCTCGCGTCCCGAGCTCCGGAGGGAGCTCCGGGCTCGACTCGCCGGGGAAGGCGCTCGACCCGCAGAGACGTGGTTCGCACGGTGGGTTCGTCGACTCGGGCGAGCCATGGGCACGCAGCGCGCGGTGGACGAAGCGACGAAGCCCGCGGAGGTGCCTCCGGGCGAGGGGCTTGCGTTGGCAGCGCCGGGAGACGAGACCGCGGAGAAGGACGCTCGGGAGGCTACGGGGAATGCGAAAGCCGGTCACTAG
- the ftsH gene encoding ATP-dependent zinc metalloprotease FtsH, producing the protein MFVSIYNLFATPAKEEGKLDFYQFVQDVEKTPEKIKKVTIKGSRYAIEYSDRKVRTTGQALDSKLREKLDKAAVPYAIEEPEESSFWQSVLISWLPMIFLFVIFFFFMRQLQAGGGKAMSFGKSRAKLMSDHQNKVTFDDVAGIQESKEEVEEIVEFLKDPKKFTRLGGRIPKGVLLMGGPGTGKTLLARAIAGEAGVPFFSISGSDFVEMFVGVGASRVRDLFEQGKKNAPCIVFIDEIDAVGRHRGAGLGGGHDEREQTLNQLLVEMDGFESNEGVILIAATNRPDVLDPALLRPGRFDRRIVVPRPDVRGREEILKVHTRRTPLSEDVALAIIARGTPGFSGADLENLVNEAALTAARRNKDRVDMGDFEYAKDKVLMGSERRSLIIPEKERRNTAYHEAGHVIVAKSIKGTDPVHKVTIIPRGQSMLGLTQQLPEEDRLSMSERFARDTIAILMGGRVAEEVTFGELTTGAGNDIERATDIAHKMVCEWGMSKVLGPLAFGKREEQIFLGREINRTRNYSERTAERIDDEVRRIVEENYQHARELLEGRREQLARLAEALLEHESLDGVQIDAVLDGRPVPVSNRASASGAGDDARVKEERERKSKPIFGSPSLPSLNEDPEKA; encoded by the coding sequence ATGTTCGTGAGCATCTACAACCTGTTCGCGACGCCGGCGAAGGAGGAGGGAAAGCTCGATTTCTACCAGTTCGTCCAGGACGTGGAGAAGACGCCCGAGAAGATCAAGAAGGTGACGATCAAGGGCAGCCGCTACGCGATCGAGTACTCCGATCGGAAGGTGCGGACCACCGGGCAGGCGCTCGACAGCAAGCTGCGCGAGAAGCTGGATAAGGCAGCGGTTCCGTACGCCATCGAGGAGCCCGAGGAGAGCTCGTTCTGGCAGTCGGTCCTCATCTCGTGGCTGCCGATGATTTTCCTCTTCGTGATCTTCTTCTTCTTCATGCGGCAGCTGCAGGCCGGCGGCGGAAAGGCCATGAGCTTCGGGAAGTCCCGGGCCAAGCTGATGTCCGACCACCAGAACAAGGTCACCTTCGACGACGTGGCGGGGATTCAGGAATCCAAGGAGGAGGTGGAGGAGATCGTCGAGTTCCTGAAGGACCCGAAGAAGTTCACGCGGCTAGGGGGGCGCATCCCCAAGGGCGTGCTGCTCATGGGTGGGCCTGGGACGGGGAAGACCCTCCTGGCGCGGGCCATCGCCGGGGAGGCGGGGGTCCCCTTCTTCTCGATCTCGGGTTCGGACTTCGTGGAGATGTTCGTGGGTGTGGGCGCGTCCCGCGTGCGCGACCTCTTCGAGCAGGGCAAGAAGAACGCCCCGTGCATCGTGTTCATCGACGAGATCGACGCGGTGGGGCGCCACCGTGGGGCGGGCCTCGGGGGAGGGCACGACGAGCGGGAACAGACCCTGAATCAGCTGCTCGTGGAGATGGACGGTTTCGAGAGCAACGAGGGGGTGATTCTGATCGCCGCCACCAATCGTCCGGACGTGCTGGATCCGGCGCTGCTTCGCCCGGGCCGTTTCGACCGCCGCATCGTCGTGCCGCGTCCCGATGTACGGGGACGGGAAGAGATCCTCAAGGTCCATACACGGCGTACCCCCCTCAGCGAGGACGTGGCGCTGGCGATCATCGCGCGCGGGACGCCGGGCTTTTCCGGAGCCGACCTCGAGAACCTGGTGAACGAAGCCGCGCTCACGGCGGCCCGCCGCAACAAGGACCGGGTCGACATGGGGGACTTCGAGTACGCCAAGGACAAGGTGCTCATGGGAAGCGAGCGGCGCTCGCTGATCATTCCCGAGAAAGAACGTCGGAACACCGCGTACCACGAGGCGGGACACGTAATCGTCGCCAAGTCCATCAAGGGCACCGACCCGGTGCACAAGGTGACCATCATCCCCCGCGGGCAGTCGATGCTGGGCCTCACGCAGCAGCTTCCCGAGGAGGACCGCCTGAGCATGAGCGAGCGGTTCGCTCGCGACACCATCGCCATCCTCATGGGTGGGCGCGTCGCCGAGGAGGTGACGTTCGGCGAGCTGACCACGGGCGCCGGGAACGACATCGAACGCGCGACGGACATCGCCCACAAGATGGTCTGCGAGTGGGGGATGAGCAAGGTCCTCGGGCCGCTCGCGTTCGGCAAGCGCGAGGAGCAGATCTTCCTCGGTCGCGAGATTAACCGCACGCGGAACTACAGCGAGCGCACGGCCGAGCGCATCGACGACGAGGTGCGCCGGATCGTCGAGGAGAACTACCAGCACGCCCGCGAGCTCCTCGAGGGCCGACGCGAGCAGCTCGCGCGACTGGCAGAGGCGCTGCTCGAACACGAGTCCCTCGACGGCGTGCAGATCGACGCAGTGCTCGACGGGCGACCGGTGCCGGTGTCGAATCGAGCGAGCGCCTCGGGCGCTGGGGACGACGCGCGGGTGAAGGAGGAGCGGGAGCGGAAGAGCAAGCCGATCTTCGGCTCGCCCTCGCTGCCGAGCCTCAACGAGGACCCTGAAAAAGCCTAG
- a CDS encoding pyridoxine 5'-phosphate synthase codes for MKRLHVNIDHCATVRQARGTTYPDPVWAATVSELAGAHGITAHLREDRRHIQDRDIRLLRQTVRSVLNLEMAATPEMVAIALDVRPDLVTLVPERREERTTEGGLDLRTPGLPDAIRRLREGGIEVSLFVDPDRDRLKPAAELGATIVELHTGDYCEARGTERDLQLQRLAGSAAVAAALGLRVAAGHGLDYPNVRPVAAIPEIEELNIGHAIIGRAIFVGLDRAVRDMLATMNG; via the coding sequence ATGAAACGCCTCCACGTGAACATCGACCACTGCGCGACCGTTCGACAGGCGCGCGGCACGACGTATCCCGATCCGGTGTGGGCCGCGACTGTGTCCGAGCTCGCTGGCGCGCACGGCATCACCGCCCACCTGCGCGAGGATCGACGACACATCCAGGATCGGGACATCCGACTGCTGCGGCAGACGGTACGCTCCGTGCTGAACCTGGAGATGGCTGCCACCCCCGAGATGGTGGCCATCGCGCTCGACGTCCGCCCCGACCTGGTTACGCTCGTGCCGGAACGACGCGAGGAGCGCACCACGGAGGGGGGGCTTGACCTGCGGACGCCCGGTTTGCCCGACGCGATTCGCCGTCTCCGCGAGGGCGGGATCGAGGTCAGCCTCTTCGTGGATCCCGACCGCGACCGCCTGAAGCCGGCGGCCGAGCTCGGAGCGACGATCGTGGAGCTGCACACGGGGGACTACTGCGAAGCGCGCGGTACCGAGCGGGACCTCCAGCTCCAGCGGCTGGCGGGGAGCGCGGCGGTGGCCGCGGCCCTCGGCCTTCGCGTAGCGGCGGGGCACGGGCTCGATTACCCGAACGTGCGGCCGGTGGCGGCGATCCCGGAGATCGAGGAGCTGAACATCGGACACGCCATCATCGGGCGGGCGATCTTCGTCGGCTTGGATCGCGCGGTCCGCGACATGTTGGCCACGATGAACGGCTAG
- the tilS gene encoding tRNA lysidine(34) synthetase TilS: MNDLPMPRRVSEAFQGPIRVLPGSRGVVALSGGPDSLCLAHCLAGLAAARGWDLVAAHVDHGLRAESAVEAAMASSLAERLGLRFVNRRVALEADRGNLQERAREARRATLLQLASELEAEWIALGHTASDQAETVLMRVLRGTGLRGLRGMAWQSGPWIRPLLGVDRATVEQYLAHHELVPVREPTNESDAYLRNRVRRRILPLLAEENPRVVEALCRLARTSREEDRALEAEARRALRRADHDGALSVEELGRWPTGVLHRALRRAYARARGSARGLSRRHVEALARLAACSDGSAVVDLPGVRAVRTYGALRLERSEPDPGPQPDASVARRLQEGRFEWSGRELEVVRAPAPAAPLSGEWVRAPGRGEVYELRGPRLGDRLRLGEQGRKKVARLLMEARVPRRERSSVPILVAGEEVALVPGHRTGHGRLPAPGESAWRVRLLERPS; this comes from the coding sequence ATGAACGACCTCCCGATGCCTCGCCGGGTGAGCGAGGCGTTCCAGGGCCCGATCCGGGTGCTGCCCGGTAGCCGCGGTGTCGTGGCCCTTTCCGGCGGGCCGGACTCGCTCTGCCTCGCGCACTGCCTGGCCGGCCTCGCGGCGGCCCGCGGATGGGACCTCGTGGCGGCGCACGTCGACCACGGCCTGCGCGCGGAGTCCGCCGTCGAGGCTGCGATGGCGAGCTCGCTCGCCGAGAGGCTGGGCCTGCGCTTCGTGAACCGGCGCGTGGCGCTGGAGGCCGACCGAGGCAACCTCCAGGAGCGGGCGCGCGAGGCGAGGCGCGCGACGCTGCTGCAGCTTGCCTCGGAGCTCGAGGCGGAGTGGATCGCGCTCGGCCACACGGCGAGCGATCAGGCCGAGACGGTGCTCATGCGCGTGCTCCGGGGCACGGGACTCCGGGGGCTACGAGGGATGGCCTGGCAGAGCGGGCCGTGGATCCGGCCCCTCCTCGGAGTCGATCGTGCCACGGTCGAGCAGTACCTGGCTCACCACGAGCTTGTTCCCGTGCGGGAGCCGACGAACGAGAGCGACGCCTACCTGCGAAATCGCGTGCGCCGTCGGATCCTTCCCCTGCTCGCCGAAGAGAACCCGCGCGTCGTGGAGGCGCTGTGCCGCCTGGCGCGAACCTCGAGAGAAGAGGATCGGGCGCTGGAGGCGGAGGCGCGGCGTGCCTTGCGGCGGGCAGATCACGATGGGGCGCTCTCGGTGGAGGAGCTCGGGCGGTGGCCGACCGGGGTCTTGCATCGCGCGCTGCGAAGGGCCTATGCGCGGGCGCGGGGCAGTGCGCGGGGGCTGTCGCGGCGGCACGTGGAGGCCCTGGCGCGGCTCGCCGCCTGCTCCGACGGGAGCGCGGTGGTCGACTTGCCGGGGGTGCGGGCGGTCCGGACCTACGGAGCGCTTCGCCTCGAGCGGAGCGAGCCCGACCCCGGCCCTCAGCCGGACGCGTCGGTCGCGAGGCGGCTCCAGGAGGGGCGCTTCGAGTGGTCCGGCCGCGAGCTGGAGGTCGTGCGCGCTCCGGCCCCGGCCGCGCCTCTCTCGGGAGAGTGGGTGCGCGCCCCGGGGCGAGGCGAGGTCTATGAGCTCCGCGGCCCGCGTCTCGGCGACCGCCTGCGCTTGGGCGAGCAGGGACGGAAGAAGGTGGCGCGGCTCCTGATGGAGGCGCGGGTGCCGAGGCGGGAGCGGAGCTCGGTGCCGATCCTCGTCGCCGGTGAGGAGGTCGCGCTGGTCCCCGGTCACCGGACGGGGCACGGCCGCTTGCCGGCCCCGGGAGAGAGCGCCTGGCGCGTGCGGCTGCTCGAGCGGCCGTCGTGA
- the folP gene encoding dihydropteroate synthase, with product MPFVFAPVQVGAARWDGHRCYVIGVVNVTPDSFSDGGLFLEAEVAVQHGLTLVNEGADALDVGGESTRPGSEPVAVDVELERVLPVVRALAPRTQVPLSIDTTKAEVARQALAAGASIVNDVSGFRLDPAMAEVVARADATVILGHLRGRPATMQDGIAFEDVVAEVIDELKAAIRTAVRAGIRAERIWADPGLGFGKTATQTTALLAATGEIREALGVPLMVGPSRKSFLGVHTGQNVGDRVMATAAAVTAGILAGANAVRVHDVGALLPAVRVADAVRGARATRS from the coding sequence ATGCCTTTTGTCTTCGCGCCCGTTCAGGTGGGAGCCGCCCGGTGGGACGGCCACCGCTGCTACGTCATCGGCGTCGTGAACGTGACTCCCGACTCCTTCTCCGACGGGGGGCTCTTTCTGGAGGCGGAGGTTGCCGTCCAACACGGACTGACGCTCGTGAACGAGGGAGCGGACGCGCTGGACGTAGGGGGCGAATCCACGCGACCCGGGTCGGAGCCCGTGGCGGTCGACGTGGAGCTCGAGCGGGTCCTGCCGGTCGTGCGCGCCCTCGCGCCGCGGACGCAGGTGCCGCTCTCGATCGACACCACCAAGGCCGAGGTGGCGCGGCAGGCGCTCGCGGCAGGGGCCTCGATCGTGAACGACGTGAGCGGCTTCCGGCTGGACCCCGCCATGGCGGAGGTCGTCGCCCGCGCCGACGCGACGGTGATCCTGGGGCACCTGCGGGGGCGCCCTGCGACCATGCAAGACGGGATCGCGTTCGAGGACGTCGTGGCGGAGGTCATCGACGAGCTGAAGGCAGCCATCCGCACAGCCGTGCGGGCGGGGATCCGCGCCGAGCGCATCTGGGCCGACCCCGGTCTGGGGTTCGGCAAGACAGCCACGCAAACCACGGCGCTGTTGGCCGCGACGGGGGAGATCCGCGAGGCCCTTGGCGTTCCGCTGATGGTGGGACCCTCGCGGAAGTCTTTCCTCGGCGTTCACACCGGGCAGAACGTGGGCGATCGGGTGATGGCGACGGCGGCCGCCGTCACCGCGGGCATCCTGGCGGGGGCGAACGCGGTGCGCGTGCACGACGTGGGCGCGCTCCTCCCCGCGGTTCGGGTGGCCGACGCGGTGCGCGGCGCTCGAGCGACCCGTTCATGA
- a CDS encoding YbbR-like domain-containing protein: MRKPVTSLIAENLFLKGVSLVLAVLLFFVVRAEKQSMAQGEVKLALVLPPGKVLVADVPSVIRVGVVGAAGRLARFRFDELAEVTVDLTSVPGGYVRITEEALHLPPGIRVSSMTPEGFNVRFAPLAQRELPIEVTLAGQVATGFRVVRWVARPSRATVSGPQEVVSALGPLQTQPVSVEGADGTVVARTGWLPLPPRVAGPSPARVEVSVHVAPIMNSVTLSGVPVRVAGGAARRVALSPEVLEVTLEGSPERLATLVREEVVVSVRVSDATDGAEVVPRVVGLPEGVRVKELRPSRVKVQRRSGAAAPRRESP; encoded by the coding sequence ATGCGAAAGCCGGTCACTAGCCTGATCGCGGAGAACCTCTTCCTCAAGGGGGTCTCCCTGGTCCTGGCCGTGCTGCTCTTCTTCGTCGTGCGCGCCGAGAAGCAGTCCATGGCGCAGGGCGAGGTGAAGCTGGCGCTGGTCCTGCCGCCGGGAAAGGTGCTGGTGGCGGACGTCCCGAGCGTGATTCGCGTCGGGGTGGTCGGAGCGGCCGGACGCCTGGCGCGCTTCCGGTTTGACGAGCTGGCGGAGGTCACGGTGGACCTCACGAGCGTTCCCGGGGGCTACGTGCGGATCACCGAGGAGGCCCTTCACCTCCCTCCCGGGATCCGGGTCAGCTCCATGACCCCGGAGGGGTTCAACGTCCGCTTCGCGCCACTCGCGCAGCGCGAGCTACCGATCGAAGTCACCCTCGCAGGGCAAGTGGCGACGGGATTTAGGGTCGTGCGGTGGGTCGCAAGGCCTTCTCGCGCCACGGTGAGCGGTCCGCAGGAGGTCGTGAGCGCGCTCGGACCGCTGCAGACCCAGCCCGTCTCGGTGGAGGGCGCGGATGGAACCGTAGTGGCGCGTACCGGCTGGCTGCCGCTCCCGCCGCGCGTGGCGGGGCCTTCGCCGGCGAGGGTGGAGGTGAGCGTCCACGTCGCCCCGATCATGAACTCGGTCACGCTCTCGGGAGTCCCCGTGCGGGTCGCGGGGGGGGCGGCGAGGCGCGTCGCGTTGTCGCCGGAGGTGCTCGAGGTGACCCTCGAGGGCTCGCCAGAGCGCCTGGCCACGCTCGTGCGCGAGGAGGTGGTGGTCAGCGTGCGCGTCTCCGACGCGACGGATGGGGCAGAGGTGGTCCCGCGCGTCGTCGGTCTGCCGGAGGGGGTGCGCGTGAAGGAACTCCGGCCCTCGCGGGTGAAGGTGCAGCGCCGGAGCGGGGCGGCCGCTCCGCGGCGAGAGTCCCCTTGA
- a CDS encoding phosphoglucosamine mutase: MGERQLFGTDGIRGVANIHPMTVEVALNLGRAVAYYFRRGQHKRRIVVGKDTRLSCYMFENALAAGICSMGADCWLCGPMPTPGVAHLTSSMRADAGVVISASHNPFQDNGIKVFASDGFKLPDETEAEIEQLMSSGALDDARPPAEQVGRVTRIAGVDGRYVAFLKSIFPHHLTLEGLKVVVDCANGAAYRVAPTVFEELGASVTMLGVQPNGTNINDQCGALHPEALQQAVVEKGAHLGIALDGDADRVIMVDEKGQVVDGDAIMALIATRMLKADTLRQRTLVVTVMSNIGLERCVLANKGKIVRTAVGDRYVVDEMRRGGFNLGGEQSGHLVFLDYMTTGDGVVGALQVLAAMVLEGRPVSELAAVMTRYPQVLVNVKVGRKRPLEELPSVQKMIVDAERRLAGEGRVLVRYSGTESKARVMVEGTDEGAIRQLAEHIAAELQSACQN, encoded by the coding sequence ATGGGCGAGCGCCAGCTCTTTGGTACGGACGGCATCCGCGGGGTGGCCAACATCCACCCGATGACCGTCGAGGTCGCGCTCAACCTGGGGCGCGCGGTGGCCTACTATTTCCGTCGCGGGCAGCACAAACGGCGCATCGTGGTGGGCAAGGACACGCGGCTCTCCTGCTACATGTTCGAGAACGCGCTGGCGGCGGGCATCTGCTCGATGGGAGCTGACTGCTGGCTCTGCGGGCCGATGCCCACGCCCGGTGTGGCGCACCTGACCTCCAGCATGCGCGCAGATGCGGGCGTCGTGATCAGCGCGAGCCACAACCCGTTTCAGGACAACGGCATAAAGGTCTTCGCCAGCGACGGGTTCAAGCTGCCCGACGAGACGGAGGCGGAGATCGAGCAGCTCATGAGCTCGGGGGCGCTCGACGACGCGCGTCCCCCGGCCGAGCAGGTGGGCCGCGTCACGCGCATCGCGGGCGTGGATGGGCGGTACGTCGCCTTCCTGAAGAGCATCTTCCCCCACCATCTGACGCTCGAGGGGCTCAAGGTCGTGGTGGACTGTGCCAACGGGGCCGCCTATCGCGTGGCCCCGACGGTCTTCGAGGAGCTCGGAGCCAGCGTCACGATGCTCGGCGTGCAGCCGAACGGGACGAACATCAACGACCAGTGCGGGGCGCTACACCCCGAGGCGCTCCAGCAGGCGGTGGTGGAGAAGGGGGCCCACCTCGGGATCGCGCTCGATGGGGATGCCGACCGCGTGATCATGGTCGACGAGAAGGGGCAGGTCGTGGACGGCGACGCGATCATGGCGCTCATCGCGACGCGCATGCTCAAGGCGGACACCCTCCGTCAGCGCACGCTGGTGGTGACGGTCATGAGCAACATCGGCCTCGAGCGGTGCGTCCTGGCGAACAAGGGGAAGATCGTCCGCACGGCGGTGGGTGACCGGTACGTGGTGGACGAGATGCGCCGGGGCGGGTTCAACCTGGGGGGCGAGCAGTCCGGGCACCTCGTCTTCCTGGACTACATGACGACCGGGGACGGGGTGGTCGGTGCGCTGCAGGTGCTGGCGGCGATGGTGCTCGAAGGGAGGCCGGTCTCCGAGCTGGCCGCCGTGATGACGCGCTACCCGCAGGTGCTCGTGAACGTCAAAGTGGGTCGCAAGCGGCCGCTCGAAGAGCTGCCGTCGGTCCAGAAGATGATCGTGGACGCCGAACGGCGGCTCGCGGGAGAGGGTCGGGTGCTCGTGCGCTACTCGGGGACCGAGTCCAAAGCGCGCGTGATGGTGGAAGGGACCGACGAGGGCGCGATCCGTCAGCTCGCCGAGCATATCGCCGCAGAACTCCAATCGGCTTGCCAGAACTAG